From Gottschalkiaceae bacterium SANA:
TTTACCCTACTTTCCTTTTGGTAATATTTGTTCCGTATCCGCATGCGGACGAGGAATAACGTGTACAGATACCACTTTTCCTACACGCTCAGCTGCTGCACTTCCTGCATCGACTGCGGCCTTTACAGCACCTACATCACCGCGAACCATCACAGTTACCAGTCCGGAACCTATTTTTTCGTATCCCATCAATTGGACATTTGCCGCTTTTGTCATTGCATCGGCTGCTTCAATCGCTCCAACTAATCCTTGTGTTTCAACCATACCTAATGCTTCACCCATGATTACACTTCCTCTCCATAATGTATGCAAATTTTACGTGGATCACCTTTTTTTCTCGAACAAGCAGGATCCTTGCAGAGGTTACAACTTGCTTCCGTTACCGGTCCCTTATTGTCCTGCAGATCTTCAGCTTCCGCCTTCATCGCGGCTGCTAAA
This genomic window contains:
- the pduA_1 gene encoding propanediol utilization microcompartment protein PduA; protein product: MGEALGMVETQGLVGAIEAADAMTKAANVQLMGYEKIGSGLVTVMVRGDVGAVKAAVDAGSAAAERVGKVVSVHVIPRPHADTEQILPKGK